The nucleotide sequence TGCTCGCTGCCGTCGAACCGCTGGCGGCGGCGGCCGTCAAGGAAGAGGGTATCTTCTCGCGGTTGTGGTTCATCATTGGCGAGGGGCACTTCCGCCTCAAGGCCGACGCCAAGGCGGTCGAGGCGTACCAGAAGTTCATCGCCGGACACGCCCAGCACGACAACGCCGACGCGGCGTTGTTCAACCAGGCGATGGCGTACAAGAACCTCGCGCAGGACGACCAGTCGGCGGCCTCGCTCAACAAGCTGCTGGCGGGTTATCCCAAGAGCAAGCTGCTGATCGAGGCGGGCGTGGCGCTGGGTCGCATCCACTATATCGCCAAGCGCTATGACCAGGCGCGGGCGGCTTTGACGGCGCCGGCTGCGGCCGGCGACGCCGACGGGCAGTACCTGATGGGATGGGTCGCCCTGGCGGAGAAGAAGGACGACGAGGCGCTGGCGTCGTTCAACGCCCTGCTGGCCAAGAACCCCCAGCACGCCCTGTCGTTCGACGCGGCGCTGCAGGTGGCGGCGATCCAGGTCCGCAAGGAGCAGTTCGCCCAGGCCCAGCAGTCGCTGACGGCGCTGATCGGCGCTCAGCCCAAACACGAGAAGATTGACCAGGCGGTGTTCTACCTCGGTCGATGCATGTGGCAGCTCAAGCAGTTCGACGGGGCGGCCCAGCAGTTCACCCGCGTGTTGACTGAGTTCCCCAAGTCGACCGTCGCCGACCAGGCAATGTACGGTCTGGCCTGGTGCCAGAAGGACCTCAAGCAGGCCCCGGCCGCAATGGCCACCTATGAGAAGTTCTTGACCGCCTATCCGACCAGCGCCTGGGCGCAGGACGTGGCGCTGGAACTGGCGGAGCTGGAGTTCGAGGCCAAGGCGTACGACAAGGCCGTCACGCGCCTGACCGCCCTGGCCAAGGAGCCCCGCAAGGACCTGGTCTCCAAGATCTACTACCGCCTGGGCTGGTGCTACTATAACACGGAAGAGATGGCCAAGGCCGCCCAGAGCTTTGAGACGGCTTTGAAGGAAACGACAATCGAGCCGACGGCCAAGGCCATCGCGCTGTACCAGGCCGGCGAATCGGCGCTGAAGCTCAAGGAGTTCGAGCGGGCCAACGGCCACTTCGCCGCCGCGGTGGCGCTGAACAATCCCAAGATCGACGAACCAGCCCTGCTGCGCCTGGGCGAATGCCAGGCCCTGGTCAACCAGTGGGCCCCCAGCCAGCAGAGCTACACGCAGTTCCTGGCCAAGTATCCCAAGAGCGACCTGACACTGCAGGCGCTGTTCGGGCAGGCCTGGGCGATGGAAAACCAGAAGCTCTACCCCCAGGCGATCGAGACCTACCGCAAGGTGGTCGCCGCCGGGCGGCGAGACGCCACCAGCGCCCGCAGCCAGTTCCAGATCGGCGAGTGCCTGCTGGCGGGCAACCAGCTCGACGAGGCCATCAAGGAGCTGACGCTGGTGGATGTCAAGTACGGGCTGCCCCAGTGGAGCTCCAAGGCGATCCTCGAGATGGGTCGCATTCTGAAGATGCAGAAGAAAGACGATCAGGCCGCCGAACGGTTCCAGGAAGTCGTGACCAAGTTTGCCGATACCGACGCGGCGACGGTGGCCAAGAAGATGCTCGAAGGTAAACCACAATAAGGAAGAGCGGACTATGTCTCGATTCATGAAGTCCATATTCAGGCTGACGGTAATGATGCTGGTGCTGGGCGTGATCGCCTCGGCCACCCAGGTTCTGGCGCAACCCAAAGACGCGCCGGCCAAAGTAGGCGAGAAGGCTCTGGCCGCGGCCGCCAAGGATAAGCCAGCCGAACCCCAGGGCGAGACGCTGCTGTCGCTGGTGAAAAAGGGCGGCGTGGTCATGATCCCGATCTTTCTGGTCTCGATCGTGGCCGTCGGCGTGGCGGTGGAGCGGTTCCTGTCGCTGCGGCGCGACAAGGTCATTCCGCCGACGTTCATCGAGGGGCTCAAGGCCGTCTTCAACGGCGACCCCTCTCGCGTGAATGAGGCCATGACCTACTGCGAGGAGAATCCCTGCCCGCTGAGCGAAGTGATCAAGGCCGGCATCCGGCGCCTGAGTCACGGCTACGACGCGGTCGAAAAAGGCATTGAAGACGCCGGCGGTCGCGAGGTCTACAAGATGAAGCGCAGCCTCCGCCCGCTGATCTCGATGGCCAGCATCGAGCCGCTGCTGGGCCTGCTGGGCACCGTGTACGGTCTGATCACCTGCTTCGAGTCGGCGTCGAAGGCGACGGCCAACCAGTCGGCCGATCTGGCCAAGGGAATTTATGAAGCCATGGTGACCACGGCTGCGGGGCTGACCATCGCCATCCCGATCCTGATCGTCGTGCAGATTCTGGCCAGCAAGGTCGACTCGCTGGTGGACAACATGGACGATCAGGCGATCGACTTCCTGGAGTACTCGCTCCAGCAGAAGAGCGCCAAGTCGCCCGTAGCGTGAGGGAACTGCCATGAAAATCCCGCGCACCGAAGAAATGGATGACAATCCCGTTCAGATGACCAGCCTGATGGACCTGATGTTCATCCTGCTGATCTTCTACGTGGCGACGACGACCTTCAAGAAAGAGGAAGCGGACCCGCAGGTTCAACTGCCCCAGACCAGCCTGCAGAGCACGATCTCCGCGGCCAGCAAGCTGCTGATCATCAATGTCCGCACGGCAGACTCTTCGCAGACCGGCGACTACTACGTGGTTTCCGGGCGGGCGATGAACCTGGCGAAGCTCTCGGCTTTGGTCACCGACGAGGTGAAGAAGGATTCCAAGCAGAAGGTGCTGATCCGCGGCGACCGCAGCGCGTTCCACGGCCAGGTGGCCGCGGCGCTGGCGGCGTGCAAACGCGCCGGGGTGGATCATGCCAATATCGCCTATGACGTGATACCGCTGGGCCAGGCCGGACAGGCCGTCCAGTAAGAAGAAAGCCGCACCCAATGCCGTCCAACAGCCAAACCAGTGCCCGCCGCCCACATGGCAAGTGGCGCCTTACCAAGATCGTCGCCCTGTCCTTGCTGGCGGTGATCGTGCTCGGGGCTGCGGCCTTGCTGGCTTTCGCGCCGGGTCTGATCCGCAAGTACAGCAATGGCATGGGCGTCGAGCAGCGATACGGCGCGGGACTGGTGCGCGACGTGATCTGGGAGGCCCCCAAGCCCGCCTCGGGCCAGGTCAACGCCGAGGGCGTCAACGTCGAGCCGGGCGTCTCGGCGCGGGGCGAGGTGATGATCTTCGTCCGCAAGAGCGAAGACAACCAGGGCGACCTGTACGCCAGCTATTGGCGCGACGATCGGTGGAGCACGCCTGAGCCCGTCGCCGAACTCAACAGCCAGTATTGCGAGGGAGGCCCGGAACTCTCGCGCAACGGCAAGATGCTGTACTTCTACAGCGACCGCCCCGGCGGCTACGGCGGGTACGACGTCTGGGCCAGCTTCCTCCAGAACGGGCGCTGGAGCAAACCGTTCAACCTCGGCAAAGAGGTCAACAGCGAGTTCGACGAGATCGACCCGGCGTTGAACCACGACGGATCAAAGCTGTATTTCTCGTCCAACCGCCCGCACGAGGCCGTCACGCCCGAGCAGCGCAGGGACCTCTGGGTCAAAGCCCTCAAGGACCGCGCCAACAGCGACCACGACATCTTCTGTGCCGACGCGGTCGGCGCCCCCAAAGGCGAGAACCCCTTCGCCGACGTGAACTATCGCGAGAAGATCATCACCGCCCTGGGCGGCAGTCCGGAAACGGAAAAGGCCGTCAAGGACGCGCTGGACTGGCTGACGCGCAACCAGGAGCCCGCGGGCAACTGGTCTGCCGCCAAGCACGGCGGCGGCTGCTCCGACGACGCGGTGACGGCGTTTGCGACCCTGTGCTACATGGGCTGGGGCGCCAAGCATAACGAGGACGGCCCGTACCGAGCGCCGCTGGAAAAGGCCATCAAGTGGATGCTGGCCAATCAGCCGGCAAACGGCGACTGGACGCGCGGCACGGGCAGCGGCAACGGCATGTACTGCCACGGCGTGGTGACCACCGCTCTGGCCGAAGCGTCCACCGTCAGCAAAGACCCCGCCGTGTTCGAGGCGCTCAAGAAGGCCGTCGCCGTCATCCTCAAGGCGCAGAGCCCCAGCGGCGGATGGCGCTACACCTCGGCGCCGGCCGACTCGGACACTTCCGTCGTCGGATGGCAGGTGATGGCGCTCAAGAGCGCGGAGATGGCCGGCGTGGCGATCCCCGAGACGGTTTTTGCCGGCGCGCGGAGATGGCTCGACACCGCCGGCGGCGGCCCGCACAAGGGCCTGTACGGTTATGCCAGTCCCGGTCCGCAGGGGGCACTGGTTCCCGAGGGCATGTTCTGTCAGCAGTTGCTGGGGCTGGCGGGAACGGATCCTCGTGCGGGCGAGTCGGCTAATTTCGTGATGACGCAGCTCGCGCCGGGCCCCAACGACTACGCGACGTATTACGGTACGCTGGCGGCGTTCCAGCACGGCGGCGATCTGTGGGAAAAGTGGAACCCGGCCATGAAGACGTACGTGCTGGGCGACCAGGTGAAGACCGGCCCGCAGGCGGGTAGTTGGGAGCCGTCGGGCAAGACCTACGGCGCCAACGGCGGGCGGGTATACACCACGGCGATGTACACGCTGTGCCTGGAGGTCTACTACCGCCTGCTTCCGATGTACAACATCAAGGGCGCCGCCGGCCCGCCGGTGGCCAAGACCACCACCAAGACGGTCCAGGAACGCATCGAGCCAACGCCCGACACCGCCCCCAAGGCCCCGCCGGAACTGACTGCCGAGTGGGTCGAAGCCCTCAGCAGCAAAGGCTCGAACGACCTGGGCCTCTCGCTGACTCGCGAGGGCGACCTGGCGTACTTCAGCTCGAACCGCTCGGGCGGCCTGGGCGGCTACGACATCTACCGCGCGCGGATCATCAACGGGCAATTCCAGAAGGTCGTCAACGTCGGCTCACCGATCAACACGCGCGCCAACGAGCGCGACCCGTCGCTGCACAGCCACGGGTTCGCGATGGCGCTGGTCAGCGACCGCGGCCCGGACATCCGCGGCCTGGGCGTGTACGAGAGCATCTCCCGCGACGTCGAGGCGACGACGGACCTGTCGTGGCTCTGGACCGCCCTGCAGAAATCCTGGATGTGGCTGCTGCTGGCGATTTTGGCTCTGGCGGCGCTGATCTGGATGCTGTGGATGCTCTTTGGCCCCAAGCGCGACAAGATGGGGCTGCTGGCCAAGTGCATCCTGGCGTCGCTGGCGGCGCACTTGCTGCTGCTGCTGATCATGGGCGTGTACAACATGAGCGTCACGCTCGCTGAAGAGGCGGGGCTTGACGCCATGGAGGTCGCCGTCGACGCCGACGCCCTGGCCAGCGAGAAGCTCTCGACGAACCTCCGCGAGAACGTCACCGACATCAAGAATCCCGACGCTGAATCTAATGTCAACATGCAGACCCTGCCCACGCCCGTCGACAACCCGATGGCCATGCAGCCGGTCTCGCCGGCAGAGGCCGCCCTGCAGGTCAACCAGGCCAACATCGACGTGCGGATCCCCGTTCAGGACCAGGCCCAGCGCGAGTCGCTCAAGAGCTCGCAGGTCGTCCAGAATGTCATTGCCAAGGTGGAACTGGGAAGCGAGCAGATCAAAATCGAAGAGGCCCCCGCGACCCCGGCAGCGGCCGCTAAAGAAACGGCTGTCCCAAGGGCCGACGCCTCGGCGGTAGCCAACCAGGCCGCCACGCATGAAAGCGCCTTCTCAGACAAACCGTTGGCCGCCGCTCCGGCCGCCGCGGCCGCCCAGGCGTCATCGGCCGCCCAGGCGATGGAGTCGGCGGCAGTGCCCGCCACGGCTATCGGCGCCCCCGGCGAGCAGAAGCTCGCAGCCGCCCAGGCCAAACCCAGCGACATCAGCACTCAAGCCCCGGCGCTCGGCGGCGACAGCGGCGATCCGCTCGAGACGCCGCAGGTGAAGGGTCCCGTCGGCGGGGATAAGGCGCCGGCGGTTTCCGATGAAGCCATCGGCAGCGGCGCGCCGGTGACCCGCGGCGGCGTCGCCGCGGCGGCGCCTCAGGGCGGCGGCGCCAAGGCTGCCCCGGTGGCCGCCGGCGGAGCGACCGAACAGACCGTCGCCAGCGGCGGCGGAATCGCCTCCACCATTGGCAGCAGGGGCGCAGAACCGCTGGGTCCGGCCCAGCCCATCGGCAAGACCGCCATCGGCGGCGTGCCCGTCGACGTCGGCGGCGCCGGATCGGTAATGGAGAGCGGGCCGCAGCGGCGAGCCAGCGCCCAGCCTGAAGCCCAGCCGGGCCTGGGCGGCGTCGGATCGGTGAGCGGTCGCGTCGAAGGGCCCAAAGCTGGCGAGATGGGGTCGGGTGGCCCGCTGGGTCGTCCGGACGTGACGGCCCGGGCCGGCATGGCCGGTTCACTTAAGCCCAGCGACGCCGCCAGCGGCGGCGTGGGCCAGCAGGCCAACGTTCCGCAGCTTGCCCGCCTCGAGGGCGCCGGCGAGGCGGTCGCCCGGGCCATTCCAAAATATATGATCGGCGGCGGTCCGCGCCTCGAGGAGCGAAGCCGCAACATCGCCCCGACCATGCTGCGAGACCCCAAACTGCGAGCGGGGATGCTCAAGGGCCTCGGCGGCAGCGACAAGACCGAAGCGGCCGTCGCGCGGGCGCTGAACTGGTTCACCGCCCACCAGGAACCTGAGGGCAACTGGTCGGTCAAGAAGCACGGCGGCCAATCCAGCGACGACGCGGGCACGGCCTTCGCCACCCTGTGCTACCTCGGGTGGGGCGCCAAGCACACTGAACCGGGGCGGCATCAGAAGCCCCTGGCCAAGGCCATCGCCTGGATGATCAAGAACCAGCCCGAAAACGGCGACTGGACGCGAGGCACCGCCCACG is from Planctomycetaceae bacterium and encodes:
- a CDS encoding tetratricopeptide repeat protein; this encodes MKDIAENRWSLVLTWAIVAAAIAAAPVVATAQDAQPSDPALDQYYNANALYNRKLFKLAVDEYEKFLQAYPQHAKAGMARYGLGLSYYFMKDWAKAAGLLDQSMQDAAVPDKDAVSNKLGSAYLALDKNELAEKAFTYSAGNAKDENRKIEGLVGLTESRFRQEKWDLTIAAADQFMAVGAKSSFAPHVQFLGAIARFRTAKYEEAAKVFAAIVADQAPSSYKHPATYLLAECKREAGALEESIPLYTQAAVKDSGAYAEEAHYRLGYVCFMLKKYDQSIAQFTTFLAAYPKSTQAPKASLYLGRSQFEAKQFPQAVATLTPLTTLPDVGPDATLWLAKSNAAQKQFAQIETALTAAMPALKASPLAAELYFELGDAQRELAKYKEGAASFALAVTAGGDKPLAAVALYLQAFCLHKAADYPTSLALCQAYLAKYPKGAQAEDAAFLQAENLMLTAKIDEALAAYGAYLGAYPKGQYLATAQMRTGEGLYQKQDWAKMLAAVEPLAAAAVKEEGIFSRLWFIIGEGHFRLKADAKAVEAYQKFIAGHAQHDNADAALFNQAMAYKNLAQDDQSAASLNKLLAGYPKSKLLIEAGVALGRIHYIAKRYDQARAALTAPAAAGDADGQYLMGWVALAEKKDDEALASFNALLAKNPQHALSFDAALQVAAIQVRKEQFAQAQQSLTALIGAQPKHEKIDQAVFYLGRCMWQLKQFDGAAQQFTRVLTEFPKSTVADQAMYGLAWCQKDLKQAPAAMATYEKFLTAYPTSAWAQDVALELAELEFEAKAYDKAVTRLTALAKEPRKDLVSKIYYRLGWCYYNTEEMAKAAQSFETALKETTIEPTAKAIALYQAGESALKLKEFERANGHFAAAVALNNPKIDEPALLRLGECQALVNQWAPSQQSYTQFLAKYPKSDLTLQALFGQAWAMENQKLYPQAIETYRKVVAAGRRDATSARSQFQIGECLLAGNQLDEAIKELTLVDVKYGLPQWSSKAILEMGRILKMQKKDDQAAERFQEVVTKFADTDAATVAKKMLEGKPQ
- a CDS encoding MotA/TolQ/ExbB proton channel family protein, with the translated sequence MSRFMKSIFRLTVMMLVLGVIASATQVLAQPKDAPAKVGEKALAAAAKDKPAEPQGETLLSLVKKGGVVMIPIFLVSIVAVGVAVERFLSLRRDKVIPPTFIEGLKAVFNGDPSRVNEAMTYCEENPCPLSEVIKAGIRRLSHGYDAVEKGIEDAGGREVYKMKRSLRPLISMASIEPLLGLLGTVYGLITCFESASKATANQSADLAKGIYEAMVTTAAGLTIAIPILIVVQILASKVDSLVDNMDDQAIDFLEYSLQQKSAKSPVA
- a CDS encoding biopolymer transporter ExbD, whose product is MKIPRTEEMDDNPVQMTSLMDLMFILLIFYVATTTFKKEEADPQVQLPQTSLQSTISAASKLLIINVRTADSSQTGDYYVVSGRAMNLAKLSALVTDEVKKDSKQKVLIRGDRSAFHGQVAAALAACKRAGVDHANIAYDVIPLGQAGQAVQ